One region of Rhizoctonia solani chromosome 9, complete sequence genomic DNA includes:
- a CDS encoding peptidase inhibitor i9, producing the protein MSNPSVVPMFQAGQNAIPNKYLIRLNDEADITDHLSWLQREHPDSVDDELGCQVVHKYTLIKGYAAILGRSTLEDFTRRNDVESITEDHKPTY; encoded by the exons ATGAGCAACCCCTCTGTTGTACCCATGTTCCAGGCTGGCCAAAATGCTATCCCTAATAAATACCTT ATCAGACTGAATGATGAGGCTGACATAACGGACCACTTGAGCTGGCTCCAACGAGAACACCCCGATTCTGTTGATGATGAGTTGGGGTGCCAAGTTGTCCATAAATACACGT TGATCAAGGGGTATGCTGCGATACTCGGCAGGTCTACTCTAGAAGATTTTACGAGGCGTAACGACGTCGAGTCGATTACTGAAGACCACAAACCCACATACTGA
- a CDS encoding Retrotransposable element Tf2 protein, producing MEPEPTLASLLKAIQTLTSQVGSLQAQIHTQGQQLSELKAICKETNDLVGDKDQGGAQAKPGPSTGPITPPTHTGGEAHTPGTVRPGLKAPFRPSRGTGFDSEEEEEPRRAPKKEPMGTPKQSLSSLTPFNSGSSVKQPKMELPDPYKGDTRGRKATQWLDRMLLWVALHRDQFDEEEQMVVWILYHMTDKAADWALPIIGTIIKGKGNPPTTIQALTGKFKEAFADPDAKRAAARKIAALSQTTTTSEYVTEFRNLMAELDWNKEAYIAQFTQGLHWKVKELLSTKDSVPDKLKAIFAASIKIDNIRRKNEENRPKKAPTKAPVTATTSTSTTTTRVRLSEDPNYVTPEERDRRRASGLCVKCGQKGHGIKQCPNGWKATIKEVAKPLTSKDIVDNSVEFVSVGLDSNKKPLLFIDLYVQNSLAEPIKTLIDSGATSNFISPTLVEKLKIPKTLLENPRVVRMLDGTISQTGRIWHQVQLAVLANGHFHHIPFLVCPIGDTPAILGMTWLTSESPLIDWQQGLVTFPEQAQIASKEEADINPLADLPEQYHEFAKVFGEEEFKVLPPHREYDIAIDLLPDAKLSPGPIYGMTDAESKALKQHIDEELATGKIRPSTSLAGAPVMFVKKADGSLRLVVNYRKLNDVTHKNVYPLPRQDNLMAKLRHAKEGDEWKTAFRTKYGLFEYLVMPFGLTNAPAAFQHFMNDLFRDLIDVTVVIYLDDILIFSEKPEDHPTHVREVLSRLLKNQLFCKLSKCHFHVTTVDYLGIVISPAGFSMDQKKIEAVTSWPTPRTVKQVQAFLGFVNYLCCFIPNFSLVARSLHNLTKKETPWSWGNQEEEAFQELKTLVTKSPVLIHSNPELPYYLETDASGVAMGAILSQQGPDNRLHPIAYMSKSFSGAEANYDTHNKELLAIIKALEEWRIFLEATDKPIQVFTDHRNLEYWMQARTFNCRHARWRIFLSNFNFEIHYCPGKQSGKLDALSRRSDYVDAPQEPEIMLPAKVFANVSEEEMDIIAEIRTKLRDDPSLKPIIQFLTEDADNAPPLIRKAYRDYDWEEDLLWYQGKLVVPDSEPLKEKLLREFHNSPLAGHPGQQRTLELVSRSYWWPGMKSSAKEWVECCPTCQANRQAHAPAIALKPLEVPPFPFHTISYDFITGFPKLQGHDAILVVIDSFSKFGHFIPTSKKVTARGLADLFVSHVWKLHGLPVKTVLDCGTTFTGKFLRALYQRLGVKPAFSSAYHPESDGQTERVNQFIEFYLRSYVAADHSDWATWLPLAEYAYNNAKHSATGKTPFELVYGRNPVMNPSNVLANVPEADLVADTLSREWQEAESALKMTKERMTSTRGVVPEYSVGKKVWLDGKNVELRTNSNKLDPKRLGPFEITEKISSHAYRLNLPETLKIHDVFYVGLLSKVHESLSQPFPNQPPPETIEGEEEYEVEKIINSKRQRGKWFYLIKWKGYGPEDNSWEPEELLEHSQEEIQRFNKSQLKKARDSAKSL from the exons atggaaccggagccaacccttgcctctctcctcaaggctatccaaaccctcaccagccaagttgggtccttgcaggcccaaatccacactcaaggccaacagctctctgagctcaaagccatatgcaaggagaccaatgacctcgttggagacaaggatcagggaggagcccaagccaagcctggcccatcgactgggcctatcactccccccactcatacagggggagaagcgcacactccaggaacggttaggcctggactcaaggcccccttccgcccttcAAGAGGCACAGGTTTTgactccgaggaagaagaggagccaagaagagcccccaaaaaggagcctatGGGAACGCCTAAACAATCCCTCAgttccctcacccccttcaaCTCCGGGTCTTCAGTGAAACaacccaaaatggagttACCGGACCCTTATAagggagacaccaggggGAGGAAGGCCACACAGTGGCTTGATCGGATGCTCCTTTGGGTTGCCCTCCACAGGGATCAgtttgatgaggaggaacagatggtggtatggattttataccacatgacagataagGCCGCTGactgggccctccccatcattggaaccatcatcaagggcaagggaaatccgcctaccaccatccaggccctaacgggcaaattcaaggaggcgttTGCTgatccagatgccaagagggctgccgccaggaaaattgcggcgctctcccaaaccaccacaacctccgagtacgtcacggagttccgcaacctcatggcggaattagactggaacaaggaagcctatatcgcgcagttcacgcaaggcctccactggaaagtcaaggaactgctatcaaccaaggatagcgTCCCCGACAAACTCAAAGCTATTTTTGCGGCGTCCATAAAGATTGACAATatccgccgcaaaaatgaggagaaccgtcCAAAGAAggctcccaccaaggccccggtcaccgcaaccacctctacctccaccactaccaccagggtccgctTATctgaggaccccaactacgtcaccccggaggaaagggaccgtcGCCGCGCTTCTGGCCTCTGTGTCAAGTGTGGTCAGAAGGGCCACggaatcaaacagtgccctaacggatggaaagccacaatcaaggaggttgccaag CCCTTGACTTCTAAGGACATTGTAGATAATTCTGTAGAGTTTGTTTCTGTTGGTCTAGACTccaataaaaaaccactatTGTTCATCGATCTATACGTCCAAAATTCCCTGGCAGAACccatcaaaaccctcatagATTCCGGCGCAACCTCAAACTTTATATCCCCGACCttagtagaaaaactcaaaatcccaaaaaccctacttgaaaatccacgagtagtgagaatgttagatggtactatatcccagactggtcgcatttggcaccaggttcaactcgcggtcttggccaacgGCCATTTCCACCACATtccttttcttgtttgccccataggcgacaccccggctatccttggcatgacatggctcacatCGGAATCCCCTttgattgactggcaacagggacttgTCACGTTTCCTGAACAGGCCCAGATAgcatccaaagaagaagcagatatCAACCCATTAGCAGACCTTCCGGAAcagtaccatgaatttgctaaggtctttggggaagaagagttcaaAGTCTTACCTCCCCATAGGGAATACGATATAGCTATTGACTTATTACCGGACGCCAAACTCTCACCTGGTCCAatttatggcatgactgatgcagaatccaaggcgctgaaacaacacattgatgaggagctagcaacgggcaagatccgccctagtacctccttggCAGgtgccccagtcatgttcgTGAAAAAAGCAGATGGATCCCTCAGGCTAGTTGTCAATTAtaggaagctgaatgacgtCACCCATAAAAATGTATACCCTTTACCAAGGCAGGACAATCTCATGGCTAAACTTAGGCATGCCAAA gaaggtgacgaatggaaaacggccttcagaaccaaatatggcctatttgaatacctggttatgccttttggtcttaccaatgcccctgcagcgttccaacattttatgaacgacTTATTCAGGGATCTTATTGACGTCACTGTGGTCATATACCTGGATGAcatactgatcttctcagagaaACCCgaggaccacccaacccacgtcagggaagtcctatcacgGCTActgaagaaccagttgttctgcaaactatccaaatgtcacttccacgtTACCACCGTGGATTATCTAGGAATTGTCATCTCACCTGCAGGCTTCTcaatggatcaaaagaagataGAAGCCGTCACTTCCTGGCCCACACCCAGAACAGTCAAGCAAGTTCAGGCCTTCCTTGGTTTTGTCAACTATCTTTGTtgcttcatccccaatttcagtttgGTAGCACGTTCCCTGCACAACCttacaaaaaaggaaaccccatgGTCCTGGGGGaaccaagaagaagaggcaTTCCAAGAACTGAAAACCCTAGTTACAAAGTCCCCGGTCCTGATTCATTCCAACCCCGAGCTCCCttactacctagaaacagacgcatcaggagtagccatgggagcaatccttAGTCAGCAAGGCCCAGACAACAGACTACATCCAATCGCCTATATGTCAAAATCgttctcaggagcagaagccaactatgacacccacaataaagAACTTctggctatcatcaaggcattggaagaaTGGAGGATTTTTctagaagcaacggataaaccaatccaggtgttcacagatcatcgaaacttggaatattggatgcaggcacggacctTTAATTGCAGACACGCGcgatggcgcatcttcctgagcaactttaattttgaaatccactattgcccaggaaaacagtcgGGAAAGCTGGATGCCCTATCTAGACGGTCGGACTATGTTGATGCACCCCAGGAACCAGAAATTATGTTACCAGccaaagtctttgccaatgtttcagaggaagaaatgGACATCATTGCAGAAATCCGCACCAAGTTAAGGGATGACCCATCACTCAAACCAATTATTCAGTTCCTaacagaagatgcggacaatgcacctccctTGATCCGGAAGGCTTACAgggactatgattgggaagaggacctacTCTGGTACCAAGGAAAATTAGTAGTCCCAGATTCGGAACCACTGAAGGAAAAATTGTtaagggaattccacaactccccaCTGGCAGGTCACCCAGGTCAACAAAGGACGCTTGAACTAGTCAGCAGAAGCTACTGGTGGCCTGGAATGAAGTCCTCAGCAAAAGAATGGGTCGAATGCTGCCCAACGTGCCAAGCCAATAGACAAGCCCATGCACCGGCTATTGCCCtcaaacccttagaagtccccCCTTTTCCATTTCATACtatctcctatgacttcatcaccgGCTTCCCCAAGTTGCAAGGACACGACGCAATCTTGGTAGTGATAGATTCgttctccaaatttggtcacttcatcccaacgtCAAAGAAAGTCACCGCAAGGGGTTTAGCAGATCTATTTGTTAgccatgtgtggaaactgCACGGATTACCGGTCAAAACCGTTTTGGATTGCGGAACCACGTTCACGGGAAAATTCTTAAGGGCACTATACCAACGACTTGGGGTTAAACCAGCcttctcatcagcctaccacccggaatcCGATGGCCAAACGGAGAGAGTTaaccaattcattgagttctacctcaggtCGTATGTTGCAGCGGATCACTCGGACTGGGCCACATGGTTGCCATTGGCGGAGTAtgcttacaacaacgcaaAACACTCCGCCACAgggaaaaccccctttgagttGGTTTATGGGAGAAACCCTGTGATGAACCCATCAAATGTCCTGGCAAACGTTCCAGAGGCAGATCTTGTGGCTGACACACTATCCCGGGAATGGCAGGAAGCAGAATCAGCACTCAAGATGACAAAGGAACGCATGACAAGCACCAGAGGGGTAGTACCGGAATACTCTGTAGGCAAAAAGGTCTggttagatggaaaaaacgtagaGCTAAggaccaactccaacaaactggaccccAAGCGACTAGGACCATTTGAAATCACAGAGAAGATCTCTAGTCACGCTTACCGCCTGAACCTACCAGAAACCCTCAAaatccatgatgtgttctACGTGGGATTACTGTCTAAGGTCCATGAATCCCTAAGCCAGCCATTTCCTAAccaaccccctcctgaaacaatagaaggggaggaagagTATGAAGTTGAAAAGATCATCaactccaaaagacaacgaggaaagtggttctacttgataaaatggaagggctatggaccagaagataACTCgtgggaaccggaagaactcctggaacacagccaagaggaaattcaacgcttcaacaagtcacaactgaaaaaggctcgtgactccgccaagagcctttaa
- a CDS encoding Retrotransposon-derived protein PEG10, with protein sequence MEPEPSLAALLKAITALTATVGSLQDQIKSQGQQLNELKAICKETADLLGDKDQGTQAQPGPSAGPVTPPTHTGGEAHTPGTVKPGLKAPFRPSRGMGFDSEEEEEPRRAPKKEPRDTPKRSLSSLTPFDSGSSVKRPKMELPDPYKGDSRGRKATQWLDCMLLWVALHQDQFDEEEQMVVWILYHMTDKAANWALPIIGTIIKGEGNPPTTIPALTAKFKEAFADPDAKRAAARKIAALTQTTTTSEYVTEFRNLMAELDWNTEAYIAQFTRGLHWKVKELLSTKDNIPNNDLEAIFAASAPTKAPVATTTSTSTTTTRVRLSKDPNYVTPEERDRCRASGLCVKCGQKGHGIKQCPNGWKATIKEAAKVGEVESEKE encoded by the exons atggaaccggaaccgtcccttgccgctctcctcaaggctatcacagccctcacagccacagtcgggtccctccaggaccaaatcaaatcacaaggccaacagctcaatgagctcaaggccatatgtAAGGAGACCGCCGACTTACTCGGcgacaaggatcaaggaacccaagcccagcctggcccatcggctgggcctgtcactccccccactcatacagggggagaagcgcacactccaggaacggttaagcctggactcaaggcccccttccgcccatcaagaggaatgggctttgactcagaagaggaggaagaacccaggcgagctcccaaaaaagagcctcgcGACACGCCTAaacggagcctcagctccctcaccccctttgattcagggtccagcgtaaagcggcccaaaatggagctcccaGATCCATATAAGGGAGATTCCAGGGGAcggaaggcaacccagtggctagattGTATGCTACTGTGGGTCGCACTTCACCAAGAtcaatttgatgaagaagaacaaatggttgtgtggattctataccacatgacagataaagctgccaactgggctcttcccattattgggactattatcaagggcgagggaaatccccccactaccatcccggccttaacggccaaattcaaagaagcctttgccgaTCCAGATgcaaagagggcggccgccaggaagattgccgcattgactcagaccactaccacgtctgagtacgtcacagaattccgcaatcttatggcggaacttgactggaacactgaggcgtacattgcccagtttacgcgcggtcttcactggaaggtgaaagaactcctgtccaccaaggacaatattccCAACAATGACctagaggccatatttgccgcctcg gctcccaccaaggccccgGTTGCCACGACCAcctctacctccaccactaccaccagggtccgtttgtccaaggaccccaactatgtcaccccggaggaaagggaccgttGCCGCGCATCTGGCCTTTGCGTCAAATGCGGCCAGAAAGGGCATGGGATCAAACAATGTCCCAATGGAtggaaagccaccatcaaggaagccgccaaggtgGGAGAAGTAGAGTCGGAAAAAGAATAA
- a CDS encoding Retrotransposable element Tf2 protein produces MTWLTQESPLIDWNLGTVTFPEQIQIASEEEADPDPLADLPTEYHKEYDIAINLLPDAKLSPGPIYGMTDAESKALKQHIDEELATGKIRPSTSSAGAPVMFLVVDYQKLNDVTHKNVYPLPRQDDLMAKLRHAKIFTKLDLRWGYNNVRIKEGNEWKTACLSAFMNDLFRDLIDVTVVIYLDNILIFSEDPKDHPGHVREVLSRLMKNQLFCKLSKCHFHVTTVDYLGIVISPAGFSMDQKKIEAVTSWPQPKTVKQVQAFLGFVNYLCRFIPNFSLVARPLHNLTKKETPWSWGNLEEAAFQELKSLVTRSPVLIHSNPSLPTT; encoded by the exons atgacatggctcactcaggagtcacccctCATAGACTGGAACCTAGGCACGGTCACCTTCCcagaacaaatccagattgcctcggaggaagaagcggatccTGACCCGTTAGCAGACCTACCCACGGAATATCACAA ggaatatgacattgccaTCAACCTACTCCCTGACGCCAAACTCTCACCCGGTCCTATTTACGGCATGACcgatgcagaatccaaagcgctaaaacaacacattgatgaggaactggcaacgggcaagatccgccctagtacctcctcagcaggcgccccggtcatgttt CTGGTTGTGGACTACCAAAAGCTCAATGacgtaacccacaaaaacgtTTACCCCCTACCAAGgcaggatgacctcatggccaaactcagGCATGCAAAAATATTTACAAAGCTTGACTTGCGATGGGGATATAATAACGttaggatcaaggaaggcaatgaatggaagacagc CTGCCTTTCAGCATTTATGAACGATCTGTTTAGGgatctcattgacgtcactgtAGTCATTTACCTGGACAAcatactgatcttctcagaagaccccaaggaTCATCCAGGCCACGTCAGGGAAGTTCTATCACggctaatgaagaaccagttgttctgcaagctgtcaaaatgccacttccacgtcaccacagtggattatctgggcattgtcatatccccagctggcttttccatggatcaaaagaagattgaagcGGTCACCTCCTGGCCCCAGCCCAagacagtcaaacaggtccaggctttcttaggctttgtcaattacctctgcCGGTTTATCCCCAATTTTAGTTTGGTTGCGCGCCCCCTACATaatctcacaaaaaaggaaaccccttggtcatggggtaacctggAGGAAGCTGCTTTTCAGGAACTAAAGTCCCTTGTCACCCGGTCACCCGTCctaatccattccaaccccagcctccctactacctag
- a CDS encoding Retrotransposable element Tf2 protein, giving the protein MGAILSQRGEDNRLHPVAYMSKSFSGAEANYDTHDKELLAIIKALEEWQYWMQARTFNQRHARWRGNPIIQFLTEDADNAPPSIRKAYRDYDWEEDLLWYRGKLVVPDSEPLKERLLRESTTPLWQDTPGNNGPLNY; this is encoded by the exons ATGGGCGCCATCTTAAGTCAACGAGGAGAGGATAACCGCCTTCACccagttgcatatatgtccaagtccttttccggagcagaagccaactatgacacccatgataaggagctTCTAGCAATTATTAAAGCCCTGGAagaatggc aatactggatgcaggctagaaccttcaatcaaagacacgctagatggcgc GGAAACCCTATCATCCAGTTCTTAACAGAGGACGCTGATAATGCACCACCTTCCATCAGAAAAGCCTATCGagactatgactgggaagaggacctcctttggtaccgcggaaaactagttgtcccagatTCGGAACCCCTCAAGGAGCGACTACTAAGGGAATCCACGACTCCCCTTTGGCAGGACACCCCGGGCAACAACGGACCCTTGAACTACTGA
- a CDS encoding Retrotransposable element Tf2 protein: MKSTAKEWVECCPVCQANRRACPYHCPKTLGSPPFPFHTISYDFITGFPKSNGYNAILVVIDSFSKFGHFIPTLKKVTAKGLADLFVSHVWKLHGLPIRTILDRGTTFTGKFLRALYLRLGIRPLFSSAYHPESNAADHSDWATWLPLAEYAYNNAKHASTGKTPFELVYGRNPVMNPSNVPSNVPEADQLANTLANEWKELNPPSE, translated from the exons atgaagtccactgccaaggaatgggtagaatgctgcCCTGTATGTCAGGCCAATCGACGAGCATGCCCCTACCATTGCCCTAAAACCCTTGGAAGTCCCCCGTTCCCATTCCACACAatttcctatgacttcatcacagggttcCCTAAGTCAAATGGTTACAATGCGATTCTAGTAGTTATTGACTCTTTTTCCAAATTCGGGCACTTTATCCCAACCTTgaagaaggtcacagccaagggtcTGGCAGATCTATTTGTCAGCCACGTATGGAAATTGCACGGGTTACCAATCAGAACCATCTTGGATAGAGGCACCACGTTCACAGGAAAGTTCCTTAGGGCACTCTACCTAAGATTAGGAATCAGACCATTGTTTTCCTCAGCATACCACCCAGAATCCAACG CCGCGGATcattcagactgggccacATGGTTACCTTTGGCGGAGTAcgcgtacaacaacgccaaacaCGCGTCCACGGGGAAGACACCCTTTGAGTTGgtctatggaagaaacccagTGATGAATCCCTCCAACGTACCATCCAACGTGCCGGAAGCGGACCAATTAgcaaataccttggccaatgaatggaaggagctgaatccgccctcagaatga
- a CDS encoding Retrotransposable element Tf2 protein translates to MVWLDGKNVELRTNSNKLDPKRLGPFKVLEKISSHAYCLKLLETLKIHNPTFPGTTPPETIEGEEGTKWNKLLTPKDNEGNGSLIKWKGYGPEDNSWEPEELLEHSQEEIQRFNKSRLKKACDSAKSL, encoded by the exons ATGGTCTGGCTGGATGGGAAGAATGTGGAACTCAGGACCAACTCCAATAAACTGGACCCTAAGAGACTAGGCCCTTTCAAAGTTTTAGAGAAAATTTCTAGCCACGCATATTGCCTAAAGCTGCTggaaactctgaaaatccacaat CCAACCTTTCCCGGAACAACCCCTCCAGAAacaattgagggggaagAAGGTACAAAGTGGAACAAATtattgactccaaaagacaacgagggaaatggttctctgatcaaatggaagggatacggaccagaggacaattcatgggaaccggaagaactcctggagcacagccaggaagaaattcaacgcttcaacaaatcacgactgaaaaaggcttgtgactccgccaagagcctttga